One genomic region from Jiangella sp. DSM 45060 encodes:
- a CDS encoding ABC transporter substrate-binding protein, whose protein sequence is MKRKPFLAAAATLVLAGTLVACSSGDDGATSSGGDGGGGGSDASCTNTIPKTDLPVVTLWAWYPNMELVVDNFNEQNDDVQVCWTNVGEGGDEYEKFQTAIAAGTGAPDVVMIEADRIPTFQVQDALVDISDYGFEDVRENYSEGAWQDVSVGDAVYGVPVDGGPMGMIYRKDIFEQYGITPPTTWAEYEQAAQTVRDAGGPLFGDLGANVPAVMMALQIQNGADPFTYDTDNPENIGIALNDDASKEVLDYWGGLAEKGLVGTQDQFTPEYIAGVINGDYATYISAAWAPGYLTGAGVGEGADSGQFAVAPLPQWDPANPVQVNWGGSAFSVTSQASDPELAAQAAFGLYADEASLTDGWTNQVIFPLNLNALEDPAFADLAVEFFGGQQANKEVYVPAANAYEGFTYSPLQQYYYDAMTEQLAAINEGSITGSEAADRLQDDVAGYAEEQGFTVQ, encoded by the coding sequence ATGAAGCGGAAGCCATTCCTTGCCGCGGCGGCGACGCTCGTCCTCGCCGGCACGCTCGTCGCCTGCTCGTCCGGTGATGACGGCGCCACCAGCAGCGGTGGTGACGGCGGTGGCGGCGGGTCCGACGCCAGCTGCACGAACACCATTCCCAAGACCGACCTGCCCGTCGTGACGCTCTGGGCCTGGTACCCGAACATGGAGCTGGTCGTCGACAACTTCAACGAGCAGAACGACGACGTCCAGGTCTGCTGGACCAACGTCGGCGAGGGCGGTGACGAGTACGAGAAGTTCCAGACCGCCATCGCCGCCGGCACCGGCGCGCCCGACGTCGTCATGATCGAGGCCGACCGGATCCCGACCTTCCAGGTGCAGGACGCGCTGGTCGACATCAGCGACTACGGCTTCGAGGACGTTCGCGAGAACTACAGCGAGGGCGCCTGGCAGGACGTCTCGGTCGGCGACGCGGTTTACGGCGTGCCGGTCGACGGCGGCCCGATGGGGATGATCTACCGCAAGGACATCTTCGAGCAGTACGGCATCACGCCGCCCACCACCTGGGCGGAGTACGAGCAGGCGGCGCAGACGGTGCGCGACGCCGGCGGCCCGCTCTTCGGCGACCTCGGCGCCAATGTGCCGGCGGTGATGATGGCGCTGCAGATCCAGAACGGCGCCGACCCGTTCACCTACGACACCGACAACCCGGAGAACATCGGCATCGCGCTGAACGACGATGCGTCCAAGGAGGTGCTGGACTACTGGGGCGGCCTGGCCGAGAAGGGCCTCGTCGGCACACAGGACCAGTTCACGCCGGAGTACATCGCCGGTGTCATCAACGGCGACTACGCCACGTACATCTCCGCGGCCTGGGCACCGGGCTACCTCACCGGTGCCGGTGTCGGCGAGGGCGCGGACTCCGGCCAGTTCGCCGTCGCGCCGCTGCCGCAGTGGGACCCGGCCAACCCGGTGCAGGTCAACTGGGGCGGGTCGGCGTTCTCGGTGACCAGCCAGGCCTCGGACCCGGAGCTGGCGGCGCAGGCGGCCTTCGGCCTCTACGCCGACGAGGCGTCGCTCACCGACGGCTGGACCAACCAGGTCATCTTCCCGCTGAACCTCAACGCGCTCGAGGACCCGGCCTTCGCCGACCTCGCGGTGGAGTTCTTCGGCGGCCAGCAGGCGAACAAGGAGGTCTACGTCCCGGCGGCGAACGCCTACGAGGGCTTCACCTACAGCCCGCTGCAGCAGTACTACTACGACGCGATGACCGAGCAGCTCGCAGCGATCAACGAGGGCTCCATCACCGGCTCGGAGGCCGCGGACCGGCTGCAGGACGACGTCGCCGGCTACGCCGAGGAACAGGGGTTCACGGTTCAGTGA
- a CDS encoding glycoside hydrolase family 5 protein, with translation MLRVDGSRIVAGDQPVVLRGVGLGGWMNMENFITGYPGTESQQRKALRRVLGADGYTRFFQRFLDVFFTEDDAALLAGLGLNSVRIPFNYRHFEDDAAPFELEPEGFALLDRVVDACARHGIYTILDLHAVPGAQNQHWHSDNPTQWAHFWTHRQFQDRVVHLWERLADHYKDNPWVAGYNPVNEPADVEGTTIGPFYRRLEAAIRAVDPDHILFLDGNRYSTQFDQLGDPLPNCVYTAHDYARPGFVDGGPYPGVSRGEYVDRDRVEETFLVRTEYMRQTGTPIWVGEFGPVYTSDPARDEQRYRLLEDQLEIYARHEASWALWTYKDVGLQGLVTVDPASPYARRVEPVMEKKARLGVDSWGSTDAGIRDVMQPIEDLFEREFPDFQPYPWGAARWIHGHVRHVMLAEAMVGDFAKAFEGVTPDEAERLADSFALGQCHVRKNLAEILRQASAAGSRTR, from the coding sequence ATGCTCAGAGTCGACGGGAGCCGGATCGTCGCCGGCGACCAGCCGGTGGTGTTGCGAGGCGTCGGCCTCGGCGGCTGGATGAACATGGAGAACTTCATCACCGGTTATCCCGGTACGGAGTCGCAGCAGCGCAAGGCGCTGCGCCGGGTGCTCGGCGCCGACGGCTACACGCGGTTCTTCCAGCGGTTCCTCGACGTCTTCTTCACCGAGGACGACGCGGCCCTGCTCGCCGGACTCGGCCTCAACTCGGTGCGCATCCCCTTCAACTACCGGCACTTCGAGGACGACGCGGCGCCGTTCGAGCTCGAGCCCGAGGGCTTCGCCTTGCTCGACCGCGTGGTCGACGCCTGCGCGCGCCACGGCATCTACACGATCCTCGACCTGCACGCGGTGCCCGGCGCCCAGAACCAGCACTGGCACAGTGACAACCCCACCCAGTGGGCGCACTTCTGGACCCACCGGCAGTTCCAGGACCGGGTGGTGCACCTCTGGGAGCGGCTCGCCGACCACTACAAGGACAACCCCTGGGTCGCGGGATACAACCCGGTCAACGAACCGGCCGACGTCGAGGGCACGACCATCGGGCCGTTCTACCGCCGCCTCGAGGCCGCCATCCGCGCCGTCGACCCGGACCACATCCTCTTCCTCGACGGCAACCGCTACTCGACCCAGTTCGACCAGCTCGGCGACCCGCTGCCGAACTGCGTGTACACCGCCCACGACTACGCCAGGCCGGGGTTCGTCGACGGTGGCCCCTACCCGGGCGTCAGCAGGGGAGAGTACGTCGACCGCGACCGGGTGGAGGAGACCTTCCTCGTCCGCACCGAGTACATGCGTCAGACCGGCACGCCGATCTGGGTCGGCGAGTTCGGCCCCGTCTACACCAGCGACCCGGCGCGCGACGAGCAACGCTACCGGCTGCTCGAGGACCAGCTGGAGATCTACGCCCGCCACGAGGCGAGCTGGGCGCTCTGGACGTACAAGGACGTCGGCCTGCAGGGCCTGGTGACGGTCGATCCCGCCTCGCCGTACGCGCGGCGGGTGGAGCCGGTCATGGAGAAGAAGGCGCGTCTCGGCGTCGACTCGTGGGGCTCGACGGACGCGGGCATCCGTGACGTCATGCAGCCCATCGAGGACCTGTTCGAGCGCGAGTTCCCCGACTTCCAGCCGTACCCGTGGGGCGCGGCGCGGTGGATCCACGGGCACGTGCGCCACGTCATGCTCGCCGAGGCCATGGTGGGCGACTTCGCGAAGGCGTTCGAGGGCGTCACCCCGGACGAGGCGGAACGGCTCGCGGACTCCTTCGCGCTCGGCCAGTGCCACGTGCGCAAGAATCTCGCCGAGATCCTCCGTCAGGCGTCGGCCGCGGGGAGCCGGACCCGGTGA
- a CDS encoding LacI family DNA-binding transcriptional regulator — protein sequence MAPTMHDVARVAGVSIKTVSNVINDFPHVRPSTRMRVLSAIEELGYRPNLSARGLRSGRTGVIGLSVPELRQNYFAELADAIIRAAEKHDLGVLVEQTSGDREREIAAVTGAGRLRLTDGLLFSPERLGQDDLHLIHPRFPFVLLGERIFGGPTDHVTMHNVSSAQAAVEHLLGIGRRRIALIGAHPDQREEIRSSDLRVRGYKAALEAAGIPLDPQLVRAVAPWHRENGAEAMRELIASGVAFDGLFALNDTLALGALRALGDAGRRVPDDVAVIGFDDIDEARFSIPSLSSVDPGRTEIAETAVELLVERINEKDGEHPPPILVKPDFRIVARESTGSGRPG from the coding sequence GTGGCCCCGACGATGCACGACGTCGCGCGGGTGGCCGGAGTCTCCATCAAGACCGTCTCGAACGTGATCAACGACTTCCCTCACGTCCGGCCGTCGACGCGCATGCGAGTACTCTCCGCCATCGAGGAGCTCGGCTACCGGCCGAACCTGTCGGCGCGCGGGCTGCGGTCCGGCCGCACAGGTGTCATCGGGCTGTCGGTACCGGAGCTGCGGCAGAACTACTTCGCCGAGTTGGCCGACGCGATCATCCGTGCGGCCGAGAAGCACGACCTCGGCGTCCTCGTCGAGCAGACCAGCGGCGACCGCGAGCGTGAGATCGCCGCGGTCACGGGCGCCGGGCGCCTGCGCCTCACCGACGGGCTGCTCTTCAGCCCGGAACGCCTCGGCCAGGACGACCTGCATCTCATCCACCCCAGGTTCCCCTTCGTGTTGCTCGGCGAACGGATCTTCGGTGGCCCCACGGACCACGTGACGATGCACAACGTGAGCTCCGCTCAGGCCGCCGTCGAGCATCTGCTCGGGATCGGCCGGCGCCGCATCGCGCTCATCGGCGCACATCCGGATCAGCGCGAGGAGATCCGCTCGTCCGACCTGCGAGTGCGCGGCTACAAGGCCGCGCTCGAGGCGGCCGGCATCCCCCTCGATCCGCAGCTCGTCCGCGCCGTGGCGCCGTGGCACCGCGAGAACGGTGCGGAAGCCATGCGAGAGCTCATCGCGTCCGGCGTCGCGTTCGACGGCCTGTTCGCGCTCAACGACACCCTCGCTCTCGGCGCCCTGCGCGCTCTCGGCGACGCCGGCCGCCGGGTCCCCGACGACGTCGCCGTCATCGGGTTCGACGACATCGACGAAGCCCGGTTCTCCATCCCCTCCCTGTCCAGCGTCGACCCCGGCCGCACGGAGATCGCCGAGACCGCGGTCGAGCTGCTCGTCGAGCGCATCAACGAGAAGGACGGCGAACACCCTCCGCCCATCCTCGTCAAGCCCGACTTCCGGATCGTCGCCCGCGAGTCCACCGGGTCCGGCCGGCCCGGGTGA
- a CDS encoding carbohydrate ABC transporter permease, whose amino-acid sequence MTVTIDAASRRRRPQRHLPLQILLGFLLVYFLIPFWWVVVNSSKDAAGLFGGGNALWFADDVDFIGNLRELFTYSDGIYTRWLLNSTLYAVVGGVGATALAVLAGYGFAKYRFAGRRFSFAVLLGAVMVPATALVIPTFIMFSRLGLTNTIWAVILPSLLNPFGVYLMHVYVRDAVPDELLDAARVDGAGELRLFLQVALPMMRPAMVTVLLLSIVATWNNYFLPLAMLSDNDLYPVTVGIGQWQGIASANNSGGTSLWSIIIMGSLVSVIPLIIAFLTLQRHWRGGLAIGSLK is encoded by the coding sequence ATGACCGTGACCATCGACGCCGCCTCGCGACGCCGGCGGCCGCAGCGCCACCTGCCGCTGCAGATCCTCCTCGGCTTCCTGCTCGTCTACTTCCTCATCCCCTTCTGGTGGGTCGTCGTCAACAGCTCGAAGGACGCCGCCGGGCTCTTCGGCGGCGGCAACGCGCTCTGGTTCGCCGACGACGTCGACTTCATCGGCAACCTGCGGGAGCTGTTCACCTACAGCGACGGCATCTACACCCGCTGGCTGCTCAACTCCACGCTCTACGCCGTCGTCGGCGGTGTCGGCGCCACAGCGCTCGCGGTCCTCGCCGGCTACGGCTTCGCGAAGTACCGCTTCGCCGGCCGCCGGTTCAGCTTCGCCGTCCTGCTGGGCGCGGTGATGGTGCCCGCCACCGCGCTGGTGATCCCGACGTTCATCATGTTCTCCCGGCTCGGCCTGACGAACACGATCTGGGCGGTGATCCTGCCGTCGCTGCTCAATCCGTTCGGCGTGTACCTGATGCACGTCTACGTGCGCGACGCCGTCCCCGACGAGCTGCTGGACGCTGCTCGCGTCGACGGCGCGGGCGAGCTGCGCTTGTTCCTGCAGGTCGCGCTCCCGATGATGCGACCGGCGATGGTGACCGTCCTGCTGCTCTCGATCGTGGCCACCTGGAACAACTACTTCCTGCCGCTGGCGATGCTGTCGGACAACGACCTGTATCCCGTGACGGTCGGCATTGGGCAGTGGCAGGGCATCGCCTCGGCCAACAACTCCGGCGGCACGTCGCTGTGGAGCATCATCATCATGGGGTCCCTCGTCTCGGTCATCCCGCTGATCATCGCCTTCCTCACGCTGCAGCGGCATTGGCGCGGAGGCCTGGCCATCGGCAGCTTGAAGTAG
- a CDS encoding carbohydrate ABC transporter permease — protein MTLQTAPTAPPRADQPVPRKAKAPLREQLIGWLFIGPFGVVFLALLVAPLGYALYLSLFRKAMIGGTSFVLLDNYTKAFTDPSFLDGAWFVIRFSLVLIPVQMLISLAMALILDMVTSRFARFSRLMIFLPYAIPAVIGALMWGFLYSKNFGPLGDVFGLFGATAPDFLSRDLIFYGLLNIVTWQWAGYYMIILYAALQGIDPTLYEAARIDGASTWQITLRIKIPLITPALLLILVFALIGTLQFFNEPKILRDLAAGAIGPDFTPNMYAYQQAFGLANFNYGSAISFALGAVVFVCVYIFLFATRKRGSFLS, from the coding sequence ATGACCCTGCAGACCGCGCCGACCGCGCCGCCGCGAGCCGACCAGCCCGTACCGAGGAAGGCCAAGGCGCCGCTGCGCGAGCAGCTGATCGGATGGCTCTTCATCGGGCCCTTCGGCGTCGTCTTCCTGGCCCTCCTCGTCGCACCCCTCGGCTACGCGCTCTACCTCAGCCTGTTCCGGAAGGCGATGATCGGCGGGACCAGCTTCGTCCTCCTGGACAACTACACCAAGGCGTTCACCGACCCGAGCTTCCTCGACGGCGCGTGGTTCGTCATCCGGTTCTCGCTCGTCCTGATCCCGGTGCAGATGCTGATCTCACTGGCGATGGCGCTCATCCTCGACATGGTCACCTCGCGGTTCGCGCGGTTCTCGCGGCTGATGATCTTCCTGCCGTACGCGATCCCCGCGGTCATCGGCGCGCTCATGTGGGGGTTCCTTTACAGCAAGAATTTCGGCCCGCTGGGTGACGTCTTCGGCCTGTTCGGCGCCACGGCGCCGGACTTCCTCAGCCGGGACCTGATCTTCTACGGGCTGCTCAACATCGTCACCTGGCAGTGGGCCGGGTATTACATGATCATCCTGTACGCCGCGCTGCAGGGCATCGACCCGACGCTGTACGAGGCCGCGCGCATCGACGGCGCCAGCACCTGGCAGATCACGCTGCGGATCAAGATCCCGCTGATCACCCCGGCGCTGCTGCTCATCCTGGTGTTCGCGCTGATCGGGACGCTGCAGTTCTTCAACGAGCCGAAGATCCTGCGTGACCTCGCCGCCGGCGCGATCGGGCCGGACTTCACGCCGAACATGTACGCCTACCAGCAGGCGTTCGGCCTGGCGAACTTCAACTACGGATCGGCGATCTCGTTCGCCCTCGGCGCCGTCGTCTTCGTCTGCGTCTACATCTTCCTGTTCGCGACCCGCAAGCGGGGGAGCTTCCTCTCATGA
- a CDS encoding alpha/beta hydrolase-fold protein, with protein sequence MAAPQTVAAEAPWVAVDDDGFVTFTISPDEAEEAFGDFTQLVVEGNFGPSANWAQWGLAQRGGNWTSVMGPLEPGLYYYQFTADDTNVAKDPTNPTSVASEPEWSTFFVPGDSADLLADVPEGAGGTVETMTYRSTVTRGERSALVWTPPGYDAGRKEPYPVLYLQHGGGQGYRDWVEVGRAKQILDNLTLRGELDPMVVVMGDGNVPDFQKELLRNIVREARHDYNISHSPSQQALAGLSMGGSQTLSTLFEHPGEFAYLGVFAGAREAPRLDARKINEGTELLRLYTGNVTDGAYNRTHRLMQQLDAAGVEYQFDGVNPNRGHNWNAWQENLIDFAPRLFQDVEDDGPSPGHLPLEGEFTLPPTGTTPTPWITEDRFVTFETTTDFKDAEHVTVWGNWAPGGSWIRVEMSRVGDRWRATIGPLKPGFHHYRLIVDRVSTKDTSNPTRVTSEPTWSTFFIPGEEARLLADVPEGQGGTVETMTYQSTVAGAERKAYVWTPPGYDPDRAEPYPVFYLQHGGGQNYTDWIEMGRAKQILDNHFLDGNLEPMVVVMGNGNSTNFTRELLENIVPVSLERYNVSDDPARRALAGLSMGGGQTFTLLKTHPGEFAYIGTFSAGFGSATGVDAQAINDGTTLLKVYVGDPTDFVYPGFMNSLTTMDQLGIDYVYDGPTPGPHGWDAWQRNLIDFAPLLFRQE encoded by the coding sequence GTGGCCGCACCACAGACGGTGGCGGCGGAGGCGCCGTGGGTCGCTGTCGATGACGACGGCTTCGTCACGTTCACGATCTCCCCCGACGAGGCTGAGGAGGCGTTCGGCGATTTCACGCAGCTCGTGGTCGAGGGGAACTTCGGCCCGTCGGCCAACTGGGCCCAGTGGGGCCTCGCCCAGCGCGGGGGCAACTGGACGTCCGTGATGGGCCCGCTCGAGCCCGGCCTGTACTACTACCAGTTCACCGCCGACGACACGAACGTGGCGAAGGACCCGACGAACCCCACGAGCGTCGCGTCGGAACCGGAGTGGAGCACGTTCTTCGTACCCGGTGACTCCGCGGACCTCCTGGCCGACGTGCCCGAGGGCGCCGGCGGAACCGTCGAGACGATGACGTATCGCAGCACGGTGACCCGGGGGGAGCGGTCCGCGCTCGTATGGACGCCGCCGGGCTACGACGCCGGCCGCAAGGAGCCGTACCCGGTGCTGTACCTGCAGCACGGCGGCGGGCAGGGCTACCGCGACTGGGTCGAGGTGGGCCGAGCCAAGCAGATCCTCGACAACCTCACGCTGCGGGGCGAGTTGGACCCGATGGTCGTCGTGATGGGCGACGGCAACGTGCCGGACTTCCAGAAGGAGCTGCTGCGCAACATCGTGCGGGAGGCCCGCCACGACTACAACATCTCGCACAGCCCGTCGCAGCAGGCGCTCGCCGGGCTCTCGATGGGTGGCTCCCAGACGTTGAGCACCCTGTTCGAGCACCCTGGCGAGTTCGCGTACCTCGGCGTGTTCGCCGGCGCCCGCGAGGCTCCCCGCCTCGACGCCCGGAAGATCAACGAGGGCACCGAGCTGCTGCGCCTGTACACCGGCAATGTCACCGACGGCGCGTACAACCGCACCCACCGCCTCATGCAGCAGCTCGACGCGGCCGGCGTCGAGTACCAGTTCGATGGCGTCAACCCCAACCGCGGCCACAACTGGAACGCGTGGCAGGAGAACCTGATCGACTTCGCCCCCCGCCTGTTCCAGGACGTCGAGGACGACGGCCCCAGCCCCGGTCACCTGCCGCTGGAGGGCGAGTTCACCCTGCCGCCGACCGGCACCACGCCGACGCCGTGGATCACCGAGGACCGGTTCGTCACCTTCGAGACGACCACGGACTTCAAGGACGCGGAGCACGTCACCGTGTGGGGCAACTGGGCGCCCGGCGGCAGCTGGATCCGCGTCGAGATGTCCCGCGTCGGCGACCGGTGGCGCGCCACCATCGGCCCGCTGAAGCCCGGCTTCCACCACTACCGGCTCATCGTCGACCGCGTGTCCACGAAGGACACGTCGAACCCGACCCGGGTGACCTCGGAGCCGACCTGGAGCACGTTCTTCATCCCCGGTGAGGAGGCGCGCCTCCTGGCCGACGTCCCCGAGGGGCAGGGTGGCACCGTCGAGACGATGACGTACCAGAGCACCGTCGCCGGCGCGGAGCGCAAGGCGTACGTGTGGACGCCGCCGGGTTACGACCCCGATCGCGCCGAGCCCTACCCCGTCTTCTACCTCCAGCACGGCGGTGGCCAGAACTACACCGACTGGATCGAGATGGGCCGGGCCAAGCAGATCCTCGACAACCACTTCCTCGACGGCAACCTCGAGCCGATGGTGGTGGTGATGGGCAACGGCAACTCGACGAACTTCACCCGCGAGCTGCTCGAGAACATCGTCCCCGTGTCGCTCGAGCGGTACAACGTGTCCGACGACCCGGCACGGCGCGCCCTCGCCGGTCTGTCGATGGGCGGCGGGCAGACCTTCACCCTGCTCAAGACGCATCCGGGGGAGTTCGCCTACATCGGGACGTTCTCGGCCGGGTTCGGCAGCGCGACGGGGGTCGACGCCCAGGCGATCAACGACGGGACCACGCTGCTCAAGGTGTACGTCGGTGACCCGACGGACTTCGTGTACCCCGGGTTCATGAACTCGCTCACGACCATGGACCAGCTGGGGATCGACTACGTGTACGACGGGCCGACGCCTGGACCGCACGGCTGGGACGCCTGGCAGCGGAACCTCATCGACTTCGCGCCGCTGCTGTTCCGGCAGGAGTGA
- a CDS encoding alpha-N-arabinofuranosidase, with product MNRAHLTIDPYFTVGPVNRRLFGSFVEHLGRCVYDGIYEPGHPTADHQGYREDVIALVRELGVTTVRYPGGNFVSGYRWEDGIGPRAQRPRRLDLAWHSTETNEVGLDEFAGWLRKVGSELMYAVNLGTRGVHAALDVLEYANVPSGTHFSDLRIANGTPAPHDIRMWCLGNEMDGLWQLGHGTAEEYASIAAKTARAMRQIDPGLELVVCGSSSAQMATFGGWERTVLEATYDHVDYISCHAYYEPKDGDTASFLASAANMDRFIESVAATADHVKAERRSTKTMYISFDEWNVWYQSRYRGERHTRIDDWPVAPRLLENTYSVMDAVVVGNLLISLIRHADRVTSASLAQLVNVIAPIMTEPGGPAWRQTTFFPFALTSRLARGEALEVKLDSATYTSARHGEVTVIDAVATHDAAGGATAVFLVNRDQEAAAEIEIDVRMLGRVEVGDAWTLSDKDPHAANTLEQQDRVRPVVNPTAALSDGTVTISLPPVSWTALTLG from the coding sequence ATGAACCGCGCTCACCTGACCATCGACCCCTACTTCACCGTCGGGCCGGTCAACCGCCGGCTCTTCGGCTCCTTCGTCGAACACCTCGGCCGCTGCGTCTACGACGGCATCTACGAACCCGGCCATCCCACCGCGGACCACCAGGGATACCGCGAGGACGTCATCGCGCTGGTCCGAGAGCTCGGCGTGACGACCGTCCGCTATCCGGGCGGCAACTTCGTCTCCGGCTACCGGTGGGAGGACGGCATCGGCCCCAGGGCACAGCGTCCGCGGCGTCTCGACCTGGCCTGGCACTCGACCGAGACGAACGAGGTCGGCCTCGACGAGTTCGCCGGCTGGCTGCGCAAGGTCGGCAGCGAGCTCATGTACGCCGTCAACCTGGGAACGCGTGGTGTCCACGCCGCCCTGGACGTCCTGGAGTACGCCAACGTCCCGTCGGGCACCCACTTCTCCGACCTGCGCATCGCGAACGGCACCCCGGCGCCGCACGACATCAGGATGTGGTGCCTGGGCAACGAGATGGACGGCCTGTGGCAGCTCGGGCACGGCACCGCGGAGGAGTACGCGAGCATCGCCGCCAAGACCGCCCGCGCCATGCGGCAGATCGACCCCGGCCTCGAACTGGTCGTCTGCGGCAGCTCGAGCGCGCAGATGGCGACGTTCGGCGGCTGGGAGCGGACGGTGCTCGAGGCGACCTACGACCACGTCGACTACATCTCCTGCCACGCCTACTACGAGCCGAAGGACGGCGACACCGCCAGCTTCCTCGCCTCCGCGGCGAACATGGACCGGTTCATCGAGTCGGTCGCGGCGACGGCCGACCACGTCAAGGCCGAACGCCGCAGCACGAAGACCATGTACATCTCCTTCGACGAGTGGAACGTCTGGTACCAGTCGCGCTACCGGGGCGAGCGCCACACCCGCATCGACGACTGGCCGGTCGCGCCCCGGCTGCTGGAGAACACCTACTCGGTCATGGACGCTGTCGTCGTCGGCAACCTGCTGATCTCGCTGATCAGGCACGCCGACCGCGTCACCTCGGCGAGCCTCGCCCAACTGGTCAACGTCATCGCGCCGATCATGACCGAGCCCGGTGGCCCGGCCTGGCGGCAGACCACGTTCTTCCCGTTCGCCCTCACCTCCCGCCTGGCGCGCGGCGAAGCGCTCGAGGTCAAGCTCGACAGCGCGACCTACACCTCGGCCCGGCACGGCGAGGTCACGGTGATCGACGCCGTCGCGACCCACGATGCTGCCGGCGGGGCGACCGCGGTCTTCCTCGTCAACCGCGACCAGGAGGCGGCGGCCGAGATCGAGATCGACGTCCGCATGCTCGGCCGGGTCGAGGTCGGCGACGCATGGACGTTGAGCGACAAGGATCCGCACGCCGCGAACACCCTGGAGCAGCAGGACCGGGTGCGCCCGGTGGTCAATCCCACGGCAGCGCTGAGCGACGGCACCGTGACGATCTCGCTGCCGCCCGTCTCCTGGACCGCACTCACCCTCGGATGA